The genomic segment ATATGAAGTCCATAGCGAGTAAGACAGGATTGGAACTTCTTTCCTACAATTTGATAAACAGTGTTGTCACAAAGCAAAACTGGATGGTTTCCTAAGTTCAAAATCTGTTTTGCATTTTCAAATAAGGCATCTTCACCTTGAATATAGCGAGAAGGGCTTGCAAAAGTTCTCATAAAATACCTCTTCCTACGCAAAAATGGAGATTAGATGTACTTTTGACCATGAATGAATGACCAATCTGCTGCAAAATCATTTACTGCCTTTGAAATAGACGGCATAGCAAAAGCTGATTCAAAGACATCTGCACCTGCTGTAATAGCATGGGTACCATCAGCAAAAGCCTTGTTGACTTGTCCTACATTTTTAAAGGAAGCTGCTAAAATTTTGCTAGATGAACCTTCTACTGCAATCGCATCTGCCAATTGACCAATAACTACATCTGAATCAATGTTCAAATTTTCCATACGGTTATAATAAGGAGCTAAATAATCTGCGCCTGCTTGAATGGCTAATAAACCTTGGAAAATGGTATAAATAGCAGTTGCCGTAATCTTGTAACCTTCTGCTTTTAAAACCTTTATAGCGGCTAAACCTTCAGGGGTTACAGGTACTTTGACAAACACATTTCCACTACAATGCTTGCGAATTTCAGCGGCATCTTTTAAAATTCCCTGATAATCTTTGGCAACAACCTGAATATGAATGGAAGGAGCTTCCCCAATAATTTCTCTAACTTCTTGGATGCGTTTAAAGAAATCAATCTTCCCCTCTTTTTTAGCGATGGTCGGGTTAGAAGTCACTCCTGCCAAGGGGAGAACTTGCGACCATTTTTTTATTTCTTCTACATTTAATGTATCAAGCATGAATTCCATAAACTGGACCTCTTTTATAATGTGTGTTCTGTACGTCCGATAATATCATCTTGTGTTGCTTTGGAGAGTACATTGAAGAATGCCGAATATCCTGCAACACGCACAATCAAATCACGGTGTTTTTCAGGATGTTTTTGCGCATCAATCAAGGTTTCTCTAGAAACAACATTGTATTGAATATGATAACCGTGCAAACGGTTAAAGAACGTACGAAGTAAAGCAATCAATTTAATTTTATCTTCTTCCTTAGACAAGGTCTGAGGATTCACTTTTTGATTGAGCAGAACCCCCCCAACGATTTCATCTGTCGGCAATTTAGAAACAGATTTCAATACAGAAGTCGGACCATTCTTGTCCATATTGTGAGATGGAGAACAGCCTTCAGCGAGCGGTGTTCCTGCATTGCGGCCATCTGGTGTCGCCAAAGTACCGCGACCTTGACCAACATTGGCTGAAATAGAAGATGTTCCTGAATAGCGGATACCGCCAATTGGACCGCGTCCATAACGGGTATTTGGATATTTAGCAATTTCATCCACATAAATATCATAAGCATCAGTCACCAGCTTATCAGCGTAATCATCATCATTACCATATTTCGGTGCATCATGAATCAACATCTCCTGAATTTCCTTGCCGCGCTCACCTGCATAGTCCGTTTCAAGTGCATGCCAGAGTTCAGCTGGAGTCAGTTTGCCTTCTTCAAAGACTAACTTCTTGATTGCTGCTAGTGAGTCTGATAGATTAGCAATACCGACTTGGAGACCAGAAATATAGTCATAGACAGCTCCCCCCTCTTTCAAATGCTTACCGCGTCCGATACAATCATCTGTCAAAGCTGAGCAGAGGATATCCGGCACTTCTCTTTCAAGAGACAGGTCGATAGAATTTTCCACGATGACACTCATACGAGTCAAGTGGCGCAAAGTCTTGTCCCAAGCCGTTTGCAGCTCAGCAAAGCTCTTCATGTCTTTAAAATGACCGAAGCTTGGTGCAAAACGCTTGCCAGATGCGGGATCAACTCCATCGTTCATAGTGATGAGAAGCACCTTAGGGAAGTTCATATAGCTCATTCCCGTACAACGGTAGCCCCATTTACCTGGCACAGCTGTCTCCACACAGCCGATAGCACTGTAGTCGTATGCATCTTCTTCCAAAACGCCTTTGGCAATAAAGGACGGAATAATAATCTCGTCATTATTGAAAGCAGGCATTCCAAAACCTAGTTTCATAACTTCTATGCATTCGTTCATAAAACGAGCATCTAGACCAGCATGGTAGCGAACTGTTAAGTTTGGCTGTGGCAAATGCGTCTGTGCAACAGATCTCAAAACCAGATAAGAAAGGGGATTTACAGCATCTTTCTTATCACGTGTTTGTCCACCAATTGTCACATTTTGATACAAAGGACTACCAGCAGATGAGAAAGTATGAGCCTGGCTGCGTACTTTATTGATTGTAATCGTCTTAATCCAAAGATTGGTTAAGCGTTCGACAATGCTTTCTTCCGTCTCGCGACCAGCTTCCAAGTCCGACTTAACATAAGGATACATGTATTGGTCAAAGCGCCCATAAGAGAGGGAGTGACCATTAGACTCAATCTGTAAAATACACTGGATAAACCAGACAGACTGAATAGCTTCAGCAAACGTTTCAGCTGGTTCGTAAGGCACTTTGGAACAAATTCGAGCAATTTCCAATAATTCTTGACGGCGCTCTGGGCTTGCAGACTCTGCCATATCTTGAGCTAACTTGACAAAACGCTCCGCATAAGCTTTCACAGCATCCACTACAATGAAAATGGAATCATAGAAATGATATTTATCAATACTAGCCGGATCTGTCAAATCCAAGGCCTCCTTAGCTGCCCGAGCTTTTTCCTCAAAACCTTTCAAACCATATTGAAGCAATTTTTGATAGTTGACTGCCAAGTGAGCATCACCAGAGTTCATCTTTCCTTCCATGCCAAAGAAGCCAGTTTCCATATAAACCTGAACTTCTTCTGGAAGTAAAGCCCCTGCTCTAGCACGGAGGTTATTGTTTTCCCAGAAGGGAGCGATGCTCCGGATTTGTTCTTTGGTTTCCTCTGTAATATAGAAAACATCACCGTCGCGCTTTTCAAAAAGATCTAATTCATTGAGTACAAATTCTAAAGTATACTCTGGGAAAATAGGTGCATCTTTATTAGATGAAGCCTGATTTCCAACAATCATGGTCTCATCTTCAATATAAAGCGTCATATTTTCCAAAATTTCCTTAAGCATATAAGCACGCTTCAGAACATTTGGCTTTTCTTTATGCTCTTGATAAGCTCTTGTTGCAAGAACAGCACGTTCAGCATCAATATAAGGTTTCTTGTCCAGCACATCTTCCCGATACTTGTTCATTCGGTCCGTTAAGCTACCAAAATAACTCGTTTGTATCATCGTTTTTTCTATTTCTTTTACATTAGTCATCACAACACAACCTTTCTTATGAAATTATTTTTATTTCTTTCGTAACTATTGTAGCATGCAAGATGCAAAAATTCAATCATTTATAATCAATTATCGAATTAAAGATTTTTTGCACATTTGTGCTCAATCAACGTTAAAATAATTTCTTTACAGTGATACAATGTGGTTTATCCTTCCGCTTTCAGTTCATTACTGTAAGCAAGATTGTCTTGGAATTTAAAGAATGGGAAATAGATGAGAGTGGACATAGCTAAAATGACAACTTGGATGAGAGCACCTTGCCATCCTGCCACTAAGAAACCAGAAATAATAGCTGGTGTACTCCATGGCAAGGTCACCCCTGAAAATGGCTGCATAAAGCCAATTGCTATAGAGCCATAAACAATTACAGCCGCTAAAACAGGTACAAGAATAAAAGGCAAGAACATAACGGGATTCATAACAATTGGAAACCCAAACACAACTGGTTCATTGACATTAAAGATTGCTGGAAAAGCAGCAACTTTTCCTAGTGCTTTGTATTGCTTGGACTTAGCTGCAAAGATCATAGCTACTACCAAGCCAAAAGTGATACCTGAACCAGATAAGATTAGGAAACTATCTAAGAATTGCTGAGTAACAATATGCGCTCCTTTACCAACAGATAGCTTTCCAGCAGCAAGCAAAGCTTTATTGGCATCCAGATTTGAAAGCAATAGAGCAGTCACTACACCATTGACAACAGATTGCCCATGCACACCGAACCACCATAAGAAGGAGATGAAAAAGGCGATACCAATTGCACCGTAAAGGGAACCAGTCAATCCTTGTAATGGCACTTGAATCACACCATAAATCATTTCAATAAAAGTGCCACCTTTTGTTAGCATTTTAGCAAGAATATAAACTACCATGGAAAGGAAGAATATCACAAAAGCTGGAATCATAGCCTCAAATTGCTTAGCAATCGCTTGCGGAACTTGCTCTGGCATTTTAATAACAATATGCTTTTGAATAAACATGGTATAGATACTACCGACAACCAAACCAATAATAATAGCTCCAATAATCCCCTGACCACCAAACCAAACTTTAGTAATAGCATCTGCAATAGGTTCACCTTTTGTCGGTACATAAGAAGATTTTAAAAGAATGAAGAAAGAAGACACAGATAACACACCTGCCGGCAACGGCTCTACACCACTATTTTTAGCATAAGAATATCCTATGGAGAAACAGGAAATCAAACCCATAATCGCAAAAGTTCCTGAGTAAACCTGCATAAACGGCTCGATCCAATTTTTTCCAAAAATGCCTGCAATCGCCTGATTGAGACCTTCAAATGGTAACTGTCCTACAATCAGAAAGATACTTCCAACAACTGTCAAGGGCAGAATTGCCAACATACCATCCTTTAAGGCAATAATACCGCGCATATTGACAAATTTCATAATCGGCGCAATAATTTTTTGAGTATCTATTTTAGCCATAACTAAGCTCCTTGTTTTTGTTCCAAAAGCCCCAAAGCGAGATTCAATACTTTTTTACCATCTAGCATGCCATAGTCCGCCATTGGAATGACCGCAATTGGAATATGGTTCTCTTCGCAAATGGCAGCTGACTTATCCAAAGTATAAGCTACTTGTGGTCCTAACAAAGCAACATCCAAGTTTGGTGCATAATCTGCTAACTTGGCCTGAGAATAAGCATCAATCTCAACCTCTAAACCAGCTTCTTTCGCAGCTATTTTCATATTATTGACCAACATTCCTGTTGAAAAACCTGCTGCACAAAACAACCCAATTTTAATCATATCTTCATCCTCCTGATGATTTATTTTTTCACTTGTAATTCTTTTCTCAAGTCAATGATTTCCTTGATAAGATTAATTTCTGTAATACTGGTCATCAAATGATCCTGAGAGTGGACAAACAAAGCTGTAATTTCTGTCTTTGTTCCCCCCGCTTCCTGTGCCAAAAACTCCGTTTGAAGATTATGAGCTTCTAATAATGCCTGATCTGCCAATTCTAGATACTCATTACACTTTTCAAACTCACCATTTTTTGCTAATGACAAAGCTTGGTAAATATGCTGTTTGGCATCCCCAGCATGCAAGATTAACCCCATAATGATTTGATCAGCTACAATCACTTCCATATTTAACGTTACTCCTATTTTTATTTACAAAATATATCTTTCTTTTATTTGAAAGCGTTTTATTTTTGTTTGTAACTCAAATTTATCATCTTTCTCTTATTCCGTCAATATATCACTGAACAAATTCTCTTTTTTTATATTTATCGCACATTTGTGCTTATAGAGTAAAATAAAAAGGGTCAGAATCATTATTCTTGACCTTTTGAAAATGAAATAATGAGGAAAAGGAGAACTTTTATAAACTACTAATTAACTGCACTATTATCCAATTCCAACACTTTTAAAATAGTTGCTTCATCTGTAACTAAATGGTTGACATACCCAGCACGTAAAACCGCCAAAATAGCGGCAGCTTTTTGACGACCATAGGCAAAAGCCAGACTGTGAGGAACTGTTTTTAAATAATCTAAAGAAATAGCAACTGTTCGATTTTGCAACTGTTCATCAACCAACTCACCATTTTCATCAAAAAAGCGGCAACAAATTTCTCCGACAGCTCCTTCATTTTCCACTGTACGAAAATCTTCAGCCGTCAGCATATCCAACCACTGCCGATTCTTTTCATCCACTTGTCCGCCAATACCAACAACAACCACATCTAGTTCTTGCCAACTTCTTTTTAAGTCCTCAAAATATTTAGAAGATAAAATTCCTTTTGCTAAGATCTCGTCTTCCTGTATAATCGTCGCATTCATAAAGCGACAATCCCCATGGTATTTATTAGCCATACTGTAAATGAGGGTATTAACATGATAACGAGCATGAATATGGCTAGGTCCGCCAGCCAATGGAAAAAAATGCACATTATTCAAGTGCCGACTGCCCGAGTGTTCTACCAAGAGACTAAGACTCTTTCCCCATGAAAATCCAACTTTAGCATTGTCATCAATCATCCCCCGAAGCATTCCTGCCGCTGATTGAGCTAACCGCTGCTCCAAATCAGAAGGTGAATCATCCACTTGATTTGCTACGATTTCAAGTCCTTTTAACCCATACTTCTCTTTCACTGCATTTTCTAAATGAAACAAACGCGTATCAAAGGCTTCAATCTCGATTTTGACAATGCCTTCCTTTTTAGCTTCAGCCAGCATACGACTCACAGTTGTCCGATAAATCCCTGTCTCTGCTGCAATTTCTGCCTGACTTTTCTCCTCTACATAATAAAGATAAGCAATCTTAGCTAATAGCCTTTTTCTTTCACTTTTCATCTTATCTCCCTCTACTTATCAGACTAGAGTCAATTTGATATTGGCTGCTTTTAGGCGTTGAACCGCGGCTGTCGGAATAGCTTGATCGGTTACCACCTGCGAAACCTGTCTCAAACCAAAGCGTTTGACAGTCCCTCTTTTATCAAATTTACTCGAATCTGTTAACACAATCATTTTATCAGATGCTTCCGACATATATTGCACCACTTCGCTACGCATTAAATCCTTACCTGTAAAACCAAGCTCTTCATCATAGCCATCAGTCCCTACAAAAGCATGTTCTACATGGAAAAATTGAATCATTTCCTTAAGCAAAGGACCGACCGTAACTTGCGAATCGTTCTGAAATTCACCGCCTAGCAAGATAATCTTGCAAGAATCTACTTTTCTCACATAGTCTGCGATAAAATAAGAATTTGTAATAATTTTCACATTCTTCTTAGTACGACAGATTTCTTCAGCTAACAGAGCACAAGTTGAACCAGATTCAATGATAATCGTTTCATTGTCTGCAACAATTTTTGCCGCTTCTTGTGCTATCTTTCGCTTGGTATCATAATGAAAAGAAAGCCGGACATTCAGGTCATCACCACTATTTAAGACCGCATAACCGTGCTCCCGATGAAGTAAGCCTTTCATTTCCAGCTTATCCAAGTCTTTCCGAATCGTAACTTTAGAGACTTTTAATTTATCAGATAAAGTATTAACATCAATTTTTTCAAACTCTGAAACGAGCTTAACGATTTCATCTAAACGTTCCATTTTATTCACCTCATTCTTTATTTTAACAGAATTTAAGGAATAAATAAAATAAAAAATAGTTTCATTCGTAATTGTTTTTATTTCGTTTGTTTGATATAATAAAAGAAAATAAGCAAGAAAAGAGTGTACATCATGAGTGCAGAAAAAGGAATCATTTTTAATATTCAACATTTTAGTATTCACGACGGACCAGGAATTCGGACAACTGTTTTTCTAAAAGGCTGTCCCTTACGCTGTCCTTGGTGTGCCAATCCAGAATCTCAGAAATTTAAACCTGAGCCCATGTTAGACGCTTCTAGCAAAAAGACTATCACCATGGGAGAGGAAAAAAGCGTTGAAGAGATTATCAAAGAAGTTCTCAAAGATAGAGAATTTTATGAAGAATCAGGTGGAGGCCTGACCTTGTCTGGTGGAGAAATCTTTGCCCAATTTGAATTTGCCAAAGCAATCCTTAAAGCTGCCAAAGAAAAAGGTATCCATACAGCGATTGAAACGACAGCCTTTGTAGATCATAACAAATTCGTTGATTTGCTCCAGTATGTAGATTTTATCTATACTGACTTAAAACATTACAACACCATCAATCACCGCAAAGTCACAGGGGTCAAAAATGAACTAATTATCAAAAATATTCATTATGCTTTTTCGCAACAAAAAACCATTGTCCTGCGTATTCCTGTTATCCCTAGCTTTAATGACTCTCTAGAAGATGCCGAACAATTTGCTATTTTATTTAAAAAATTATCTATTGACCAAGTACAACTCTTACCTTTTCATCAATTCGGTGAAAATAAATATAAATTACTAAAACGTTCTTATGAAATGGAAAATGTGCAAGCTCTACATCCGGAAGACCTCTATGATTATCAGCAAGTTTTTCTTGATTATGAAATCAACTGTTATTTTTAGCTCCTCTTTTTCTCCAAAAAACAATCCATTTCTTACGAAATGGATTGTTTTTTTATCTTTTCTTGGACAGATGCAACGACATCTGCAAGGCTGGTTTTACTCAGTTCTTTTTCCATTGCTACTTGAATTTCTGATAATTTATCATCTAAAACGAAATGAATATTTCTGCCAATGGGACAAGACGGATTGGGATGCTCATGAAAGCTAAAGAGTTGTCCCGATTTTCCCAGACTTTCTACTGCTTGATAGACATCCAAAAGGGTAATATCCTTTAAATCTTTCCTAATGATAGCTCCTCCCCTCCCACGCGCTACAGAAATCAAATCCGCACTTTTCAATTGCGATAAGATTTTGCGAATAATAACAGGGTTTACTCCAACGCTAGCTGCTAGAACATCACTCGTTACTTTGTGCTCTTGACATTCTAGTGCTATAACAGTCAACATGTGCGTAGCAATGGTAAAACGACTCGAAATTTGCATGTTAAACTCCTTTCATTTGCTGCTTCTATTACTCATATACTTTATTTACGTTGTGACTTCATATATTACGTCTAAAAAACTCCTTAAGCTGCGCAACATAGTCTTCTCGCTCACTAATTGCTCGAAGTAAATCATGGTTATGGGTGTGATGAATCCCATTGACAAGGCTTTCGTAATATACTTCATAATAAGGCAACTTCAATGTTCTAGCCATTTCCAATTCTTTATTTACATCATAAGCCACTCGTCGAAAATCGACATCTGCTAATCCCTGTTCATCAATTTTTAAAATAGCATACTGAGCTCGCAGATCCTTTCGCAAACAAGCATCTAGAAAAAACGGCTGACCGATAGATCCCGGATTGATAATCATCTGTCCCCCCGTCGCATAACGAAGAAATTGCTGATGAATATGACCATAAATGGCAATGGCACAATTGTTACCTTCAAACAGGCTATCAAAATTCTCTTGTTGACCAATATGAATTAGCTCTCGTCCCCAATTTTTATCTGGCAAATGATGAGTCACAGCAATTTCTAAATCGCCAACTTTTGTCAAAAGCTGCAAAGGCAACTCATGCAATCGGTCTAGTTCTTCAGGTGTGACTTCTTCCAAAAGATACTGGCATAAACAAACCATATATAAATGACTAGGGCGACTGATATCTAATTTCCCATGAAGAGCATTCCAAATGCTGTCTTCCCAATTTCCCCGCACTTGAAGACTAATCGGTAAAGTAGCCATTAAGTCAAGAATTTTCTTTCGCCCCGTTCCGGGTGCCAATAAATCTCCCAAAAACCAGTAATCGGTCACCTGTTCCTTTTTGGCGTCCGCTAAAACAGCTTCTAATGCCGTTACATTTCCATGAATATCTGATAATAAAGCAATTTTTCTTTTCATCGTCTCATTTTACTTGTCCTTTATAGAAATATTATAACAAACCAAGAAAAAACTTCCACTCCCAAGTTTGAGTGAAAGTTTTACTGACTCATCAATCTACTGACTTCAACGCTTCCAACATATCAATACGTCTCAATATTGCATTGACCATAAATCCTAAGACAATCAAAATCATGATGATAGAAAAGACTGGTACAAGATAGACAAACACCGATACTGTCGGGTTGAGCAGAAAGGCATCCGGAGCAATTGTCTCTAAAAGAGAACGATGTAAAATATTTCCTAAAAACAAGCCTACAATAATGCCAATAATAGACAAAAGAATGGTCTCTCGATAAATATAAAGTGTGACTTCCTTATTATGGAACCCCAATACTTTAATCGTTGATAATTCTCGAATCCGCTCCGCAACATTGATGTTCATCAAGTTATAAAGAATTACAATGGCTAGTAAAATAGAGGCAACAGTTAAAATCTGCATCACAAAGCCAAGAGACTTGACAATAACATCAATTTGTTCCAAAATCCCCGTATTTTGTACAACTGCTCGTACACCTGTTAATTTCATGAATGCTGCTGCAGTATCTTGTATATTTTTACTAGAGGAATCTTTCAATTTTATCAGATAAGCATTTTCTTGGAACTTGCGATCAAATACTGTTTGATAATAGTCCTGATTCATAAAGATAAAATGCCCTGCATACATTTCAGCGATAGCAGAAACTTTGATTTTATAGCGTCTCCCCTCATCAGAAGTCACCTCAAAAGTATCCCCAACAGAAACATGCATAATGGTTGCTAATTTCTGAGAAATGACCGCTCCATGCGAAGACAACATCAATTTCGATTTGCTTCGACTCTCATTAAGCTCCATGAAATGATGAAAATTCTTGCCTGTTGTTACAAATAACGCGAGAGATTGTTCATCTTTTGCTCCTTGAATTTTTTTGGTAAATCCTTCCTGATAGATACCGTGTTTCTTGGCTATTTTTTTATCTGCCAATAACTGACTGATTGCTGCTTGCTCATCAGATTTGAGATAATGTTTTTGCGAAATGACAGCATCATATTTGATAATTTCTCCATACTGACGATTTCCTATACCTGCCATAGAAGATGACAAACCGAGACCAGCAAATAAAAGGGCGACGGAGCCTGCCACACCAAAAATAGTCATCAGCATTCTTTGCTTGTAGCGAAAGATATTTCGAGCTGTTACTTTTTGCGCAAAACTAAGGCGATGCCAAATAA from the Streptococcus constellatus subsp. constellatus genome contains:
- a CDS encoding fructose-6-phosphate aldolase → MEFMLDTLNVEEIKKWSQVLPLAGVTSNPTIAKKEGKIDFFKRIQEVREIIGEAPSIHIQVVAKDYQGILKDAAEIRKHCSGNVFVKVPVTPEGLAAIKVLKAEGYKITATAIYTIFQGLLAIQAGADYLAPYYNRMENLNIDSDVVIGQLADAIAVEGSSSKILAASFKNVGQVNKAFADGTHAITAGADVFESAFAMPSISKAVNDFAADWSFIHGQKYI
- a CDS encoding glycyl radical protein; this encodes MTNVKEIEKTMIQTSYFGSLTDRMNKYREDVLDKKPYIDAERAVLATRAYQEHKEKPNVLKRAYMLKEILENMTLYIEDETMIVGNQASSNKDAPIFPEYTLEFVLNELDLFEKRDGDVFYITEETKEQIRSIAPFWENNNLRARAGALLPEEVQVYMETGFFGMEGKMNSGDAHLAVNYQKLLQYGLKGFEEKARAAKEALDLTDPASIDKYHFYDSIFIVVDAVKAYAERFVKLAQDMAESASPERRQELLEIARICSKVPYEPAETFAEAIQSVWFIQCILQIESNGHSLSYGRFDQYMYPYVKSDLEAGRETEESIVERLTNLWIKTITINKVRSQAHTFSSAGSPLYQNVTIGGQTRDKKDAVNPLSYLVLRSVAQTHLPQPNLTVRYHAGLDARFMNECIEVMKLGFGMPAFNNDEIIIPSFIAKGVLEEDAYDYSAIGCVETAVPGKWGYRCTGMSYMNFPKVLLITMNDGVDPASGKRFAPSFGHFKDMKSFAELQTAWDKTLRHLTRMSVIVENSIDLSLEREVPDILCSALTDDCIGRGKHLKEGGAVYDYISGLQVGIANLSDSLAAIKKLVFEEGKLTPAELWHALETDYAGERGKEIQEMLIHDAPKYGNDDDYADKLVTDAYDIYVDEIAKYPNTRYGRGPIGGIRYSGTSSISANVGQGRGTLATPDGRNAGTPLAEGCSPSHNMDKNGPTSVLKSVSKLPTDEIVGGVLLNQKVNPQTLSKEEDKIKLIALLRTFFNRLHGYHIQYNVVSRETLIDAQKHPEKHRDLIVRVAGYSAFFNVLSKATQDDIIGRTEHTL
- a CDS encoding PTS sugar transporter subunit IIC; translated protein: MAKIDTQKIIAPIMKFVNMRGIIALKDGMLAILPLTVVGSIFLIVGQLPFEGLNQAIAGIFGKNWIEPFMQVYSGTFAIMGLISCFSIGYSYAKNSGVEPLPAGVLSVSSFFILLKSSYVPTKGEPIADAITKVWFGGQGIIGAIIIGLVVGSIYTMFIQKHIVIKMPEQVPQAIAKQFEAMIPAFVIFFLSMVVYILAKMLTKGGTFIEMIYGVIQVPLQGLTGSLYGAIGIAFFISFLWWFGVHGQSVVNGVVTALLLSNLDANKALLAAGKLSVGKGAHIVTQQFLDSFLILSGSGITFGLVVAMIFAAKSKQYKALGKVAAFPAIFNVNEPVVFGFPIVMNPVMFLPFILVPVLAAVIVYGSIAIGFMQPFSGVTLPWSTPAIISGFLVAGWQGALIQVVILAMSTLIYFPFFKFQDNLAYSNELKAEG
- a CDS encoding PTS sugar transporter subunit IIB; the encoded protein is MIKIGLFCAAGFSTGMLVNNMKIAAKEAGLEVEIDAYSQAKLADYAPNLDVALLGPQVAYTLDKSAAICEENHIPIAVIPMADYGMLDGKKVLNLALGLLEQKQGA
- a CDS encoding PTS lactose/cellobiose transporter subunit IIA, giving the protein MEVIVADQIIMGLILHAGDAKQHIYQALSLAKNGEFEKCNEYLELADQALLEAHNLQTEFLAQEAGGTKTEITALFVHSQDHLMTSITEINLIKEIIDLRKELQVKK
- a CDS encoding sugar-binding transcriptional regulator — its product is MKSERKRLLAKIAYLYYVEEKSQAEIAAETGIYRTTVSRMLAEAKKEGIVKIEIEAFDTRLFHLENAVKEKYGLKGLEIVANQVDDSPSDLEQRLAQSAAGMLRGMIDDNAKVGFSWGKSLSLLVEHSGSRHLNNVHFFPLAGGPSHIHARYHVNTLIYSMANKYHGDCRFMNATIIQEDEILAKGILSSKYFEDLKRSWQELDVVVVGIGGQVDEKNRQWLDMLTAEDFRTVENEGAVGEICCRFFDENGELVDEQLQNRTVAISLDYLKTVPHSLAFAYGRQKAAAILAVLRAGYVNHLVTDEATILKVLELDNSAVN
- a CDS encoding DeoR/GlpR family DNA-binding transcription regulator translates to MERLDEIVKLVSEFEKIDVNTLSDKLKVSKVTIRKDLDKLEMKGLLHREHGYAVLNSGDDLNVRLSFHYDTKRKIAQEAAKIVADNETIIIESGSTCALLAEEICRTKKNVKIITNSYFIADYVRKVDSCKIILLGGEFQNDSQVTVGPLLKEMIQFFHVEHAFVGTDGYDEELGFTGKDLMRSEVVQYMSEASDKMIVLTDSSKFDKRGTVKRFGLRQVSQVVTDQAIPTAAVQRLKAANIKLTLV
- a CDS encoding glycyl-radical enzyme activating protein, which translates into the protein MSAEKGIIFNIQHFSIHDGPGIRTTVFLKGCPLRCPWCANPESQKFKPEPMLDASSKKTITMGEEKSVEEIIKEVLKDREFYEESGGGLTLSGGEIFAQFEFAKAILKAAKEKGIHTAIETTAFVDHNKFVDLLQYVDFIYTDLKHYNTINHRKVTGVKNELIIKNIHYAFSQQKTIVLRIPVIPSFNDSLEDAEQFAILFKKLSIDQVQLLPFHQFGENKYKLLKRSYEMENVQALHPEDLYDYQQVFLDYEINCYF
- a CDS encoding Rrf2 family transcriptional regulator, producing MQISSRFTIATHMLTVIALECQEHKVTSDVLAASVGVNPVIIRKILSQLKSADLISVARGRGGAIIRKDLKDITLLDVYQAVESLGKSGQLFSFHEHPNPSCPIGRNIHFVLDDKLSEIQVAMEKELSKTSLADVVASVQEKIKKQSIS
- a CDS encoding metallophosphoesterase family protein, which produces MKRKIALLSDIHGNVTALEAVLADAKKEQVTDYWFLGDLLAPGTGRKKILDLMATLPISLQVRGNWEDSIWNALHGKLDISRPSHLYMVCLCQYLLEEVTPEELDRLHELPLQLLTKVGDLEIAVTHHLPDKNWGRELIHIGQQENFDSLFEGNNCAIAIYGHIHQQFLRYATGGQMIINPGSIGQPFFLDACLRKDLRAQYAILKIDEQGLADVDFRRVAYDVNKELEMARTLKLPYYEVYYESLVNGIHHTHNHDLLRAISEREDYVAQLKEFFRRNI